Below is a window of bacterium DNA.
ATGCCGCCCGGCTCGAGCCGCAGCACGGCGGCGAAGGCGTCGTCGATCTCCGGCGTCAGCACGCGGCGGCCGAACGCCTTGACCTCGACGATCTCGGCGCCGGTGAGGAAGCGGAGCAGGTCCACGCTGTGGACGCCGGTGTTGATGATCATCCCGCCCTGCTCGGGGGCGTTGAACCAGGGGCGCGTCGCCGGCTCGAAGCGGTTGTTGACGGCGACGAGGTGGAGCGGGCCCATCGCGGGGATCCGCTCGCGCACGGCCCGCACGACGCTGTTGAAGCGCATCGTCTGGGCGACCATCGCCTTGATCCCGGCCTTCGCCGCGACCTCGACCGCCTCGGCGGCCTGCCTGGAGTCCACGGCCAGCGGCTTCTCGACGAGGATCGGCTTGCCGGCCGCCGCGGCGAGCTTGATCGCCCGCGGATGCTCGGTCGGCGGCAGCGCGACGACGAGGACGTCGACGTTCGGATCGGCGACGAGCG
It encodes the following:
- a CDS encoding Gfo/Idh/MocA family oxidoreductase; this encodes MTENVLRVGLAGLGRHGMRYAQHLLAGDAPRARLVAVFRRDADEGRAWAAPRNLALHSSLEALVADPNVDVLVVALPPTEHPRAIKLAAAAGKPILVEKPLAVDSRQAAEAVEVAAKAGIKAMVAQTMRFNSVVRAVRERIPAMGPLHLVAVNNRFEPATRPWFNAPEQGGMIINTGVHSVDLLRFLTGAEIVEVKAFGRRVLTPEIDDAFAAVLRLEPGGILVTLDNSWATGGRTGRLEIVGEKGQLAADHVHSILREIHGRQMIKPPLPDSVPTVREVLRAFTTALQEGGPVPVPLEEGLKAVQGAEMIARAVAERK